DNA sequence from the Coregonus clupeaformis isolate EN_2021a chromosome 30, ASM2061545v1, whole genome shotgun sequence genome:
tgtgtgtgtgtgagcgtgtgtgcaaGAGTGACGAGTGTGACTCATAGCCTGATGGTCTACCCTATAACCCACAGGCGAACCTTGACCGCCTTGACCCCTCTGGAAACGTGTACCGGATGATTAACATGAACCATTATGCCACTAAGAAGAGTGTAGCTCAAAGTATGCTGGATGTGGCTCTACTCATGGCTAACTCATCCCAGATAAAGACTGTTCTATACGTGGGGCCACAGTACAGATTCTACAAACCTCTCATAGTACTGCTGTCCGTGTCTATTACGCTACAAGTTGTCGTGGGACTACTGCTGGTCTTTATAGGTTAGTATTACACTTGCTCTGTCACTCATTCACACATACTAACACAtaaacacgcatgcacgcacgcacacacactaatgGCAAACTGTAAACAGGAAGGTGAACATGTtgaataactctctctctctctctttacagtgAAGTATGATCTGAATGATGTGAGGAAACACTCAAAGCTGAACATGATGAACAACACAGCAACAGTATTTGTTTTCTTCACAGTCGTCATCAACATCTTCATCACTGCGCTAGGCTTTGAGGGGGCTGTAATAGGACTTCCAGAACCACAATCCTTCCTTCTGACCACTGAAGAGAACCAGACCAGAGGCCTATAGACCACAACCTGACCCCAACCTCAGACCATCTTCAGACAACTGGCAGCTTGTAGAGCACAAGCTTAGCACAACCTGGCCTCAATCTAACCAGAGGATTGTACAACCTGACCATAACCTGAACGCAACTCAaaattagaaaggtgttcctaatttctggtatactcagtgtataacggCAGTCACATTTCTTTCAAAAGTAAGAATTTAAGAGTTATTTTGTTACCAAATCCTGTGCAGAATTTAGACATTTTATACACTGTGTTTCTAATTTTTATATCCTGTAAATATGCCtttataaatgtgttgttgttgttgttccgttgtttgggatatgtattctgttTCTCAACTGAACACAACTGCTGTTACCAAATAAACAACTATTTGTGACTGAATACACTACTCTCCCTTGGTCAGAGCCGGAGTGAGAATGaaaaggcagtgtgtgtgtaccatGTCACGACCACTCACCAGTTCTTTGTCTGTGCGGGCATTGAAGAAGTCCTGGTCTCAGATGGGGTCTGACAGGTATGACTGCAAAAGGTTGAAGGTTGAGACCTGTGGGCGGCTTGTATGTTCATCTTCACCCCATTCTGCAGGAGGGCCACTGGGAACTCACACAGGGAAAATGGCTACAAATGCACAGTAATGTATGGTGCCAATTCTACACTGGTTCACCAGGCTGGACACAGTCTAGGCCTACTGCACCATACCTTGTGCGAGGGGTAGCTGCTGAGCGACAGTCTGAAGTATGGGTGGCAGGTCTCTAGGCTGAAGGCCTCACAGATCTTCTCCAGGGTGGACATTCTCacttcacacagacagacacacacacacacacacactgagtggtGAGGATAGATATTCATGATGGACTGGAAGAGCGGgaagagacctggccgtgtggtgccaggataacaacctctccctcaacgtgatcaagacaaagaagatgattgtggactacaggaaaaaaaaagagcccccattctcatcgacagggctgtagtggaacaggttgagagcttcaagttccttggtgtccacatcaccaacaaactatcatggtcgaaacacaccaagacagtcgtgaagagggcacgacaaagcctattccccctcaggagactgaaaagatttagcatgggtcctcagatcctcaaaaagttatacagctgcaccatcgagagcatcctactggttgcatcaccacctggtatggcaactgctcaggctccgaccgcaaggcactacagagggtaatgcgtacggcccagtacatcactggggccaagcttcctgccgtccaggacctctataccaggtggtgtcagaggaaggccctaaaaatgatcaaagactccagccaccctagtcatagactgttctctctgctaccacacggcaagcggtaccggtgcgccaagtctaggtccaaaaggcttctttacagcttctatccccaagccataagctaatcatggctacccggactatttgcaatgccccccccccctttacgctgctgctactctgtttattatttatgcatagtcactttaactctacccacatgtacatattacctcaattacctggactaaccggtgcccccgcacatagactctgtaccggtacccccttaatatagcctccctactgttatcttattttactgctgctctttaattatttgctattttttattttttacttaacacttttttttgtcttttcttaaaaactgcattgttggttaagggcttgtaagtaagcatttcactgtaatgcctactcctgttgtatttggcaaatacaattatttgatttgattagcacGGTCGCAGACCTAGGTGGTCAGAGTGCCTGTTGGCTTCAACGTGCTTTTTGTCCATTCTCACCTCCCGTCTCCGCTGTATGCTAATCACATGATTAGACCAAAGACGGTATCGCAGTACAGTATGTGACTAGACCTTCTTATTATAGCTCAGTGGACTAGACAGGGCTGCTAACTTTTCACCCGTGGAGAGAGTGTTGCAGCTGGAGTTTAGTAACGAGCTGTCAAAATATTCATTCATAAACTACACGGTTAACAGGCTTACATTGCGTTCTGTAAGTACATAAATGTGTCTTTGGATTGTTTGTGTCATTGGAAACGGTGTGCGCTTGGTACTGGCGAGACGTCAGCACTATAGCTAGCTCGTTAGCCTTTTGCTAActtagtcagctagctagctttttgTGTGAATTGTTCAGGAGCCAGCTGGCTGGCTATATCTGACTGGCTAGTTCTACTCAAATGATGTCCCTCCCGATTGCCAATTTGTCCCTCAATCAGGTACAAGGTATGACAGATGATCACCATCATAGTAACGTTAGATAAGCTAGCTACTGTAATGTCGCTATCCAGTCGCCAGTACAGCCATCACTGGCTTGTGGTGAGAGATGTAAACACAGCCTACTGCTCtcgttgttagctagctaactttattcGTTCTAACACGGTATCCATTTTGCCATGCATAGGATTTACGTGAGTAGTAAGCGTTCAGTGATCAAAGACCGTTATGTCCATGTCACCTAACTAGTCTTGCTGGAGGTTTTTAGGGTTGTCATTCAGTAAGCCATGACTTCCATAAACAACAGTCTGAACTTCTTagctagggtgtaatcattagtccaaacagtgcAACttaaacgagagtttctattggacaaattcaggtaggtccctcccccatttcgttccatttgcttccgtttaagaaacgttttacaACATAATCTGCGTAATGAATATGCCCCTGTATGTTATTGTCAGAACCCTTCAAGCTGTCAGTTTCTGTCTCAGGCTTTCTCCTGGCGTATAATGGAGCGGATGAGGGGTGGGCGTCACACCCAGTTGGGCGTGGCATGAGACGGGGACACATCCGGGTGTCACAGCTACCATCCTGCAaccccctccaccccaccccaaccccatcAACATGGCCTCCAGCTACCTGCACCCCTTCGAGGGCACAGGGGAGGTGAAGGAGGGCTTCCTGTGCCCGCTTTGCCTGAAGGACCTGCAGTCATTCTACCAGCTCCAGGAGCACTATGAGGAGGAACACTCCGGGGACGACAGACATGTCAGGGGACAGCTCAAGAGTGAGTCTGTTAATGCTTGTCTTTCCATTTAGGTCAGCTAATAATGACCCAAGAGTGAGTATGTTGTAGCCTGGTAGCCTTCCAcc
Encoded proteins:
- the LOC121545384 gene encoding ninjurin-1-like, encoding MDSEARANGEDITLNKLDDIEANLDRLDPSGNVYRMINMNHYATKKSVAQSMLDVALLMANSSQIKTVLYVGPQYRFYKPLIVLLSVSITLQVVVGLLLVFIVKYDLNDVRKHSKLNMMNNTATVFVFFTVVINIFITALGFEGAVIGLPEPQSFLLTTEENQTRGL